The following are encoded in a window of Onthophagus taurus isolate NC chromosome 3, IU_Otau_3.0, whole genome shotgun sequence genomic DNA:
- the LOC111416998 gene encoding spectrin alpha chain isoform X1 — protein sequence MDQIPPPKEIKILETAEDIQERRQQVLNRYDNFKADARAKREKLEDSRRFQYFKRDADELESWILEKLKAASDESYKDPTNLQAKIQKHQAFEAEVSAHSNAIVVLDNTGREMINQNHYESETIRKRLEELHRLWEQLLSKLAEKGMKLQQALVLVQFLRQCDEVMFWITDKGTFLQTEEFGHDLEHVEVLQRKFDEFQKDMASQEYRVNEVNELADKLVMEGHPDRETILTRKEELNNAWARLKQLSLMRQEKLFGAHEIQRFNRDADETVAWIAEKDVVLSSDDYGRDLASVQTLQRKHEGVERDLVALEDKVLTLGKEADRLCGIHADHAGQIQAKRAEIEAYWERLTAKAKERREKLDESYSLHRFLADFRDLVSWINDIKATISADELAKDVTGAEALCERHQEHRGEIDARQDSFAATISAGQQLLEGGHYATDEVKEKLSTLESDKNSLSTLWEERRVLYEQCMDLQLFYRDTELADTWMAKQEAFLANEDLGDSLDSVEALIKKHEDFEKSLAAQEEKIKALDEFATKLIDGQHYAADDVAQRRAMLLERRSALKEKSAQRKALLEDAYKLQQFERDCDETKGWINEKLKFATDESYLDPTNLGGKVQKHQNFEQELNANKTRMEEITQTGKKLIESEHYASPQIQSRMEEIVSLWETLVQATDKKSSKLQEASQQQQYNRTIEDIELWLSEIEGQLMSEDYGKDLTSVQNLQKKHNLLEADVGAHQDRIETIKAAANQFIERGHFDSENIAQKQKILTDRYSALQNPMAVRKQRLLDSLQVQQLYRDVEDEEAWIREKEPIAASTNRGRDLIGVQNLIKKHQAVLAEINNHDNRISAVIEAGKQMMEDDHFASDDIRNRVNALHDHWFSLKEKANQRKQDLEDSLQAHQYYADANEAESWMKEKEPIVGSTDYGKDEDSSEALLKKHEALMSDLTAFGNTIEGLKEQAASCRQQEPPVVDVTGKEAVVALYDYTEKSPREVSMKKGDLLTLLNSNNKDWWKVEVNDRQGFVPAAYVKKLEAGLTASQQNLVDNNSISARQAQINSQYDRLLQSARERQKKLSETVKAYVLVREASELTAWIRDKEMHAHVEDVGEDLEQVEVLQKKFDDFQTDLKANEVRLAEMNEIAMQLVSLGQTEAALKIQTQMEDLNTKWASLQQLTSERATQLGSAHEVQRFHRDVDETKDWIQEKDEALNNDDLGKDLRSVQTLQRKHEGIERDLAALEDKIKQLEETATRLMQTHPESAEQTYTKQKEINELWSQLTAKANSRKEKLLDSYDLQRFLNDHRDLLAWINSMLGLVSSEELANDVTGAEALIERHQNYRAEIDARFGAVPQEHRTEIDARAGTFNALEQFGQQLLNSNHYASPEIQEKLEQLHKAREELERAWIERRVQLDQNLDLNLYYRDCEQAENWMSDREAFLAAEEVDSKGDNVEALIKKHEDFDKAINAHEEKIAALQTLADQLINNEHYASQQIDDKRKQVLDRWRHLKEALIEKRSKLGESQTLQQFSRDADEIENWIAEKLQLATEESYKDPANIQSKHQKHQAFEAELAANADRIQSVLANGGTLIDKRQCAGSEDAVQKRLESIAEQWEYLTQKTSEKSLKLKEANKQRTYIAAVKDLDFWLGEVESLLTSEDAGKDLASVQNLMKKHQLVEADIQAHDDRIKDMNDQADSLIESGQFDTANIQEKRQSINERYERIKNLAAHRQARLNEANTLHQFFRDIADEESWIKEKKLLVGSDDYGRDLTGVQNLKKKHKRLEAELGSHEPAIQAVQEAGEKLMDVSNLGVPEIEQRLKALNQAWAELKQLAATRGQKLDESLTYQQFLAKVEEEEAWISEKQQLLGVEDYGDTMAAVQGLLKKHDAFEMDFQAHRDRCKDISEAGKKLVSEGNHHADSINQRCQQLQTKLDHLAALAARRKAKLIDNSAYLQFMWKADVVESWIADKETHVKNEDFGRDLSSVQTLLTKQETFDAGLTAFEHEGIQNITALKDQLINANHDQSPAIVQRHADVIGRWQKLLNDSDARKQRLLQMQEQFRQIEELFLTFAKRASAFNSWFENAEEDLTDPVRCNSIEEIKALREAHEQFQASLKTAQADFEALAALDQQIKSFNVGPNPYTWFNMEALEETWRNLQKIIAERDVELTKEAQRQEENDKLRKEFAKHANTFHQWLTETRYRLLGWDGTSMMEGSGSLEQQLEATKRKAAEVRARRADLKKIEDLGAILEEHLILDNRYTEHSTVGLAQQWDQLDQLGMRMQHNLEQQIQARNQSGVSEDALKEFSMMFKHFDKEKSGKLNHQEFKSCLRALGYDLPMVEEGQPDPEFDAILDVVDPNRDGHVSLQEYMAFMISKETENVQSSEEIEKAFRAITAGDRPYVTKEELYANLTKEMADYCVQRMKPYTEPRTERPIAGALDYIDFTRTLFQN from the exons AGGTTATGTTTTGGATCACAGATAAAGGAACGTTTTTGCAAACGGAAGAATTTGGGCATGATTTAGAACACGTCGAGGTTCTACAAAGAAAATTCGACGAATTTCAAAAAGACATGGCCTCGCAAGAATATCGCGTCAACGAGGTTAATGAATTAGCTGATAAATTGGTTATGGAGGGCCACCCAGATCGCgaaacaattttaacaagAAAAGAGGAGCTTAATAACGCTTGGGCCCGATTGaaacaactttcattaatgcgccaagaaaaactttttggaGCCCATGAAATTCAACGCTTTAATAGAGACGCTGATGAAACGGTAGCTTGGATCGCCGAAAAAGACGTTGTTTTAAGCTCTGATGATTATGGAAGAGATTTAGCGAGCGTACAAACTCTTCAGCGCAAACACGAAGGTGTTGAGAGGGATTTAGTTGCTTTGGAGGATAAAGTTTTGACTCTTGGGAAGGAAGCTGATCGGTTGTGTGGGATCCATGCGGATCATGCTGGGCAAATTCAGGCTAAACGTGCCGAAATTGAAGCTTATTGGGAGCGATTAACGGCGAAGGCTAAAGAGAGGAGGGAAAAATTGGATGAGAGTTATTCGTTGCATCGATTTTTAGCCGATTTCCGCGATTTAGTTTCATGGATTAATGATATTAAAGCTACAATTTCGGCTGATGAATTAGCCAAAGATGTAACGGGGGCTGAAGCTTTATGCGAGAGGCATCAAGAGCATCGCGGCGAAATTGACGCGAGACAAGACAGTTTTGCAGCGACGATTTCCGCGGGGCAACAACTTTTAGAAGGTGGCCATTACGCCACAGACGAGGTTAAAGAGAAATTATCGACTTTAGAATCGGATAAAAATTCGTTATCGACTTTGTGGGAGGAAAGGAGGGTTTTGTATGAACAATGCATGGATTTGCAATTGTTTTATAGGGACACTGAGTTGGCAGATACTTGGATGGCTAAACAAGAAGCGTTTTTGGCTAATGAAGATTTAGGGGATTCTTTAGATTCGGTTGAAGCTTTAATCAAAAAGCATGAGGATTTCGAGAAATCGTTGGCGGCTCAAGAGGAAAAGATTAAAGCCCTCGATGAATTCGCGACGAAATTAATCGATGGTCAACATTACGCAGCTGATGATGTGGCGCAAAGACGCGCGATGCTTTTGGAACGTCGCTCTGCGTTAAAGGAAAAATCGGCGCAAAGAAAAGCTTTGCTTGAGGACGCTTATAAATTACAGCAATTTGAAAGAGATTGCGACGAAACTAAAGGATGGATTAATGAGAAACTTAAATTTGCAACTGATGAGAGTTACTTAGACCCGACTAATTTAGGGGGGAAAGtgcaaaaacatcaaaatttcgaGCAGGAGTTAAACGCGAATAAAACCCGCATGGAGGAGATCACCCAAACTGGGAAGAAATTAATCGAAAGCGAGCATTACGCATCGCCTCAAATCCAATCGAGGATGGAAGAAATTGTTAGTTTGTGGGAAACTTTAGTCCAAGCGACGGATAAAAAAAGTTCTAAGCTACAAGAAGCAAgtcaacaacaacaatacaATAGAACGATTGAAGATATTGAGTTGTGGCTATCAGAAATTGAAGGTCAATTAATGTCGGAGGATTACGGAAAAGATTTAACCTCAGTTcaaaacttacaaaaaaaacacaacCTTTTAGAAGCCGACGTAGGGGCCCACCAAGACCGCATCGAAACCATCAAAGCGGCCGCTAACCAATTCATCGAACGCGGTCATTTCGACTCCGAAAACATcgcacaaaaacaaaaaattttaaccgaCCGTTACTCAGCCCTCCAAAACCCAATGGCAGTCCGAAAACAACGCCTTTTAGACTCCCTCCAAGTCCAACAACTTTACAGAGACGTCGAAGACGAAGAGGCGTGGATCCGCGAGAAAGAACCAATCGCGGCTAGCACAAATAGAGGAAGAGATTTAATCGGagttcaaaatttaatcaaaaaacatCAAGCGGTTTTAGCCGAAATTAATAACCACGATAATCGCATTTCCGCCGTAATCGAAGCGGGGAAACAAATGATGGAGGATGATCATTTCGCAAGCGACGACATTAGAAATCGCGTTAACGCCTTACACGACCATTGGTTctcattaaaagaaaaagcgaATCAAAGAAAACAAGATTTAGAAGACTCCCTCCAAGCGCATCAATATTACGCAGACGCAAACGAAGCGGAATCATGgatgaaagaaaaagaacCCATCGTCGGTAGCACCGATTACGGAAAAGACGAAGATTCCTCCGAGGCTTTACTCAAAAAACACGAAGCTTTAATGAGCGATTTAACAGCCTTTGGAAACACAATCGAAGGATTAAAAGAACAAGCCGCATCATGCCGCCAACAAGAACCCCCCGTCGTCGATGTAACCGGAAAAGAAGCCGTCGTTGCGTTATACGATTACACAGAAAAATCCCCGCGAGAagtttcaatgaaaaaagggGACCTATTAACACTCCTAAActcaaataataaagattGGTGGAAAGTCGAAGTTAACGACCGTCAAGGATTCGTACCAGCGGCTTACGTCAAAAAATTAGAAGCCGGATTAACAGCATCCCAACAAAACTTAGTCGATAACAACTCAATTTCAGCCCGACAAGCTCAAATTAACTCCCAATACGATCGATTATTACAATCAGCACGCGaacgacaaaaaaaattaagcgaAACCGTAAAAGCTTACGTCTTAGTCCGCGAAGCTTCCGAATTAACAGCTTGGATACGCGACAAAGAAATGCACGCCCACGTCGAAGACGTCGGCGAAGATCTCGAACAAGTTGAAGTCCTCCAAAAGAAATTCGACGATTTCCAAACCGATTTGAAAGCCAACGAAGTTCGTTTAGCCGAAATGAACGAAATCGCGATGCAACTCGTTTCGTTGGGACAAACTGAAGCTGCTCTTAAAATCCAAACTCAAATGGAagatttaaatacaaaatggGCTTCTTTGCAGCAATTAACCAGCGAACGGGCTACCCAATTAGGATCGGCTCATGAAGTACAACGTTTTCATCGTGATGTTGATGAAACTAAAGATTGGATTCAGGAGAAAGATGAAGCGTTAAATAACGACGATTTAGGTAAAGATTTGAGGAGTGTTCAAACTTTACAAAGAAAACACGAAGGAATCGAACGCGATTTAGCCGCTTTAGAAGATAAAATCAAACAATTAGAGGAAACTGCGACGAGATTGATGCAAACTCATCCCGAATCCGCTGAACAAACTtacacaaaacaaaaagaaattaatgaattgtGGAGTCAATTGACGGCTAAAGCGAATAGTAGGAAAGAAAAGTTATTAGATTCGTATGATTTGCAACGATTTTTGAACGATCATCGTGATTTATTAGCCTGGATTAATTCTATGTTAGGTCTTGTTAGTTCTGAAGAACTAGCTAATGATGTAACCGGAGCTGAAGCTTTAATTGAAAGACACcag AATTACAGAGCGGAAATCGATGCTCGATTTGGTGCTGTACCTCAG gaaCACCGAACGGAAATTGATGCAAGAGCTGGAACTTTTAACGCTTTAGAACAATTTGGGCAACAATTACTCAATTCTAATCATTACGCGAGTCCCGAAATTCAAGAGAAATTGGAGCAACTCCATAAAGCGCGCGAAGAATTAGAAAg agcATGGATCGAACGCCGCGTCCAATTAGACCAAAACTTGGACCTAAATCTTTACTACAGAGATTGCGAGCAAGCCGAAAATTGGATGTCCGATCGCGAAGCTTTCTTAGCAGCGGAAGAAGTCGACTCGAAAGGTGATAATGTGGAAGCTCTGATCAAAAAACACGAAGATTTCGATAAAGCTATCAATGCGCAT gaAGAAAAGATAGCAGCTTTGCAAACTCTCGCGGATCAATTGATCAATAATGAGCATTACGCGTCTCAACAAATCGATGATAAACGTAAGCAAGTTTTAGATCGTTGGAGACACCTTAAAGAGGCTTTAATTGAGAAGCGCTCAAAACTTGGTGAAAGCCAAACTTTGCAGCAGTTTTCTCGCGATGctgatgaaattgaaaattggaTTGCTGAAAAACTTCAATTGGCAACAGAAGAAAGTTACAAG gATCCAGCTAATATCCaatcaaaacatcaaaaacacCAAGCTTTCGAGGCTGAATTAGCAGCGAATGCTGATAGAATTCAATCGGTTTTGGCTAATGGAGGAACTTTAATTGATAAGAGGCAATGTGCTGGTTCTGAAGACGCCGTCCAAAAACGCTTAGAATCAATTGCTGAACAATGGGAGTATTTAACCCAAAAAACCAGCgagaaatcgttaaaattaaaagaagcaAATAAACAAAGAACTTACATCGCAGCAGTAAAAGACTTAGACTTTTGGTTGGGTGAAGTTGAAAGTTTATTAACCAGTGAAGATGCGGGAAAAGATTTAGCATCCgtacaaaatttaatgaaaaaacacCAATTAGTCGAAGCTGATATTCAAGCCCACGACGATCGTATTAAAGACATGAACGATCAAGCGGATTCTTTAATCGAAAGCGGCCAATTTGACACCGCTAATATCCAAGAAAAACGACAATCGATTAACGAGCGATACGAACGGATTAAAAACTTAGCCGCCCATCGCCAAGCAAGATTAAACGAAGCAAACACTTTGCATCAATTCTTTAGAGACATCGCCGATGAGGAATCTTGGATTAAAGAGAAGAAATTATTAGTTGGCTCTGATGATTACGGCCGCGATTTAACCGGTGTTCAAAACTTgaagaaaaaacataaacGTTTAGAAGCCGAATTAGGCTCGCACGAACCCGCGATTCAAGCCGTCCAAGAAGCAggagaaaaattaatggacGTCTCTAATTTGGGGGTACCCGAAATCGAGCAACGATTAAAAGCTTTGAATCAAGCTTGGGctgaattaaaacaattagcTGCAACTCGGGGTCAAAAATTAGACGAGTCATTAacttatcaacaatttttagcgaaagttgaagaagaagaagcttGGATTAGCGAGAAACAACAACTTTTAGGCGTCGAAGATTACGGAGATACGATGGCCGCGGTTCaaggtttattaaaaaaacacgaCGCTTTTGAAATGGATTTCCAAGCTCATCGAGATCGTTGCAAAGACATCAGCGAAGCTGGAAAGAAATTAGTTTCAGAGGGTAACCACCACGCTGATAGCATCAACCAGCGTTGTCAACAACTTCAAACTAAATTAGATCATTTAGCTGCTTTGGCCGCGCGGCGTAAAGCGAAATTAATCGATAATTCGGCgtatttacaatttatgtGGAAAGCGGATGTCGTTGAAAGTTGGATTGCCGATAAAGAAACTCACGTTAAAAACGAAGATTTCGGAAGAGATTTATCATCGGTTCAAACTTTATTAACTAAACAAGAAACTTTCGACGCCGGTTTAACCGCGTTCGAACACGAAGGAATTCAAAACATAACAGCTTTAAAAGATCAATTAATTAACGCAAATCACGATCAAAGCCCAGCGATTGTTCAAAGACACGCCGATGTGATCGGGCGTTggcaaaaacttttaaacgATTCCGATGCCCGAAAACAACGTCTCTTACAAATGCAAGAACAATTCAGACAAATCGAAGAATTATTCTTAACGTTTGCTAAACGAGCTTCTGCGTTTAATTCGTGGTTTGAAAACGCTGAGGAGGATTTAACCGACCCCGTTCGTTGTAATTCaatcgaagaaattaaagcGTTAAGAGAGGCTCACGAACAATTTCAAGCGTCGTTAAAAACCGCCCAAGCTGATTTTGAAGCTTTAGCCGCGTTGGATCAACAAATTAAAAGCTTTAACGTTGGCCCGAATCCATACACTTGGTTTAATATGGAAGCTTTGGAAGAAACGTGGAggaatttgcaaaaaattattgcCGAACGAGATGTTGAGTTAACCAAGGAAGCTCAAAGGCAGGAGGAAAACGATAAGTTGCGGAAAGAATTTGCTAAACACGCGAATACTTTCCATCAGTGGTTAACGGAAACTCG TTATCGACTTCTCGGTTGGGATGG tactTCAATGATGGAAGGATCCGGTTCGTTGGAACAACAACTTGAGGCAACCAAACGTAAAGCAGCTGAAGTTCGAGCTCGTCGCGctgatttgaagaaaattgaAGATCTTGGAGCTATTTTAGAGGAACATTTAATTCTTGATAATCGTTACACGGAGCATTCAACAGTTGGGTTGGCCCAACAATGGGATCAACTCGATCAATTGGGGATGAGAATGCAACATAATTTGGAGCAACAAATACAAGCGCGTAATCAATCGGGTGTTAGTGAGGATGCTCTTAAAGAGTTTTCGATGATGTTTAAACATTTCGATAAGGAGAAATCGGGAAAACTTAATCACCAAGAATTTAAGAGTTGTTTGAGAGCGTTGGGTTATGATTTACCCATGGTTGAGGAAGGACAACCCGATCCGGAATTTGACGCGATTTTAGATGTTGTTGATCCAAACCGCGATGGGCACGTGTCGTTGCAGGAGTATATGGCGTTTATGATTAGTAAGGAAACGGAGAATGTGCAAAGTTctgaagaaattgaaaaggcGTTTAGGGCCATCACAGCTGGGGATCGACCATATGTTACTAAAGAAGAATTATATGCg AACCTTACGAAAGAGATGGCGGATTATTGTGTGCAAAGAATGAAGCCGTATACAGAACCTCGGACGGAACGGCCGATTGCGGGGGCTTTAGATTATATAGATTTTACGCGTACCCTCTTCCAAAATTAA